In the Microvirgula aerodenitrificans DSM 15089 genome, one interval contains:
- a CDS encoding integrase core domain-containing protein: protein IAFMPKPDGKTALANLAQAFAHYNEHHPHSALGYRSPREFRRLAIPST, encoded by the coding sequence ATCGCCTTCATGCCAAAGCCGGACGGGAAAACCGCACTGGCGAACCTGGCGCAGGCCTTTGCCCATTACAACGAGCACCACCCACATAGCGCGCTGGGCTACCGGTCCCCCCGGGAGTTCCGACGGCTGGCGATTCCTTCAACCTGA